One Coffea arabica cultivar ET-39 chromosome 5c, Coffea Arabica ET-39 HiFi, whole genome shotgun sequence DNA window includes the following coding sequences:
- the LOC113691073 gene encoding phosphoenolpyruvate carboxylase: MAPDRNLEKLASIDAQLRLLVPAKVSDDDKLVEYDALLLDRFLDILQYLHGEDLKETVQECYELSAEYEGRKDPKKLEELGHVLTSLDPGDSIVIAKAFSHMLNLANLAEEVQIAYRRRNKLKKGDFADENSAITESDIEETLKRLVLDLKKSPQEVFDALKNQTVDLVLTAHPTQSVRRSLLQKHGRIRNCLAQLYAKDITPDDKQELDEALQREIQAAFRTDEIRRTPPTPQDEMRAGMSYFHETIWKGVPKFLRRVDTALKNIGINERVPYNAPLIQFSSWMGGDRDGNPRVTPEVTRDVCLLARMMAANLYYSRIEDLMFELSMWRCSDELRVQADILHQSLKRDAKHYIEFWKHVPPNEPYRVILADVRDKLYQTRERSRHMLAHGTSDIPEEGTYTNVEQFLEPLELCYRSLCACGDQPIADGSLLDFLRQVSTFGLSLVRLDIRQESDRHTDVLDAITNHLEIGSYKEWSEERRQEWLLSELSGKRPLFGPDLPKTEEIADVLDTFHVLAELPSDCFGAYIISMATAPSDVLAVELLQRECHVKIPLRVVPLFEKLDDLEAAPAAVARLFSIDWYRNRINGKQEVMIGYSDSGKDAGRLSAAWQLYKAQEELIKVAKEYGVKLTMFHGRGGTVGRGGGPTHLAILSQPPDTIHGSLRVTVQGEVIEQSFGEEHLCFRTLQRFTAATLEHGMHPPVSPKPEWRALMDEITVIATEEYRSIVFKEPRFVEYFRLATPELEYGRMNIGSRPSKRKPSGGIESLRAIPWIFAWTQTRFHLPVWLGVGAAFRYAIKKDIKNLQMLKEMYNEWPFFRVTIDLVEMVFAKGEPGIAALYDKLLVSEDLWAFGERLRTNYEQTKTLLLQIAGHKDLLEGDPYLKQQLRLRDSYITTLNLLQAYTLKRIRDPNYHVELRPHISKEYMESKLAAEYIQLNPTSEYAPGLEDTLILTMKGIAAGLQNTG, encoded by the exons ATGGCTCCTGATAGGAATTTAGAGAAGTTGGCATCGATTGATGCCCAGTTAAGGCTTTTGGTGCCTGCCAAAGTGTCTGATGATGACAAGCTTGTTGAATATGATGCTTTGCTTTTAGACCGGTTCCTTGACATTCTTCAGTACTTACACGGCGAGGACCTTAAAGAAACG GTTCAAGAATGTTATGAACTTTCCGCCGAATATGAAGGCAGGAAGGATCCAAAGAAGCTGGAAGAGCTTGGTCATGTTTTAACCAGCTTGGATCCTGGGGATTCCATTGTCATCGCAAAAGCTTTTTCTCACATGCTTAACTTAGCCAATTTGGCTGAGGAGGTTCAGATAGCATATCGAAGGAGGAACAAGTTGAAGAAAGGTGATTTTGCTGATGAAAACTCAGCAATTACTGAATCAGACATAGAGGAAACTCTGAAAAGACTTGTATTGGATTTGAAGAAGTCTCCTCAAGAGGTCTTTGATGCATTGAAAAATCAGACTGTGGATCTTGTCCTTACTGCTCACCCTACTCAATCTGTTCGGAGGTCATTGCTTCAAAAGCATGGAAG GATACGCAATTGTTTGGCTCAGTTATATGCCAAAGACATCACGCCAGATGATAAGCAGGAGCTTGATGAGGCCTTGCAGAGGGAG ATTCAAGCTGCTTTCCGGACGGATGAGATCCGAAGGACTCCTCCAACACCACAAGATGAGATGAGAGCCGGAATGAGCTACTTTCATGAAACAATTTGGAAGGGTGTTCCAAAATTTCTACGACGTGTTGACACAGCTCTTAAAAACATTGGGATTAATGAACGTGTTCCTTACAATGCCCCTCTCATTCAATTCTCTTCTTGGATGGGTGGTGATCGTGATG GTAATCCGAGGGTAACTCCTGAGGTGACAAGGGATGTTTGCTTATTAGCTAGAATGATGGCTGCTAACTTGTACTACTCCCGGATAGAGGATCTCATGTTTGAG TTGTCAATGTGGCGTTGCAGCGATGAGCTTCGTGTTCAAGCTGACATACTTCACCAATCTTTAAAGAGAGATGCAAAGCACTACATAG AATTCTGGAAACACGTTCCACCAAATGAACCATATCGTGTTATACTTGCTGATGTGAGGGATAAGTTGTATCAGACACGCGAGCGCTCTCGACATATGTTAGCTCATGGAACTTCTGATATTCCAGAGGAGGGAACCTATACCAATGTTGAGCAG TTTTTGGAGCCTCTGGAACTGTGTTATAGATCTCTTTGTGCTTGTGGGGACCAACCCATTGCTGATGGAAGCCTTCTGGATTTTCTGAGACAAGTTTCTACATTTGGGCTATCACTTGTGAGACTGGACATAAGACAAGAGTCAGACCGCCACACTGATGTTTTAGACGCCATTACAAATCACTTGGAAATTGGTTCGTACAAAGAATGGTCAGAAGAACGCAGGCAGGAGTGGCTTCTGTCTGAATTAAGTGGCAAACGACCTCTTTTTGGACCTGACCTTCCAAAAACTGAAGAAATTGCTGATGTTTTGGATACTTTCCATGTCCTGGCAGAACTACCATCAGATTGCTTTGGTGCATATATCATCTCAATGGCTACAGCACCTTCTGATGTTCTAGCAGTTGAACTTCTACAGCGTGAATGCCATGTGAAGATTCCTTTAAGAGTTGTTCCACTTTTTGAGAAACTGGACGATCTGGAGGCTGCTCCTGCTGCTGTTGCACGACTTTTCTCTATCGATTGGTACAGAAACCGGATTAATGGTAAACAGGAAGTAATGATTGGATACTCAGATTCTGGCAAAGATGCTGGACGACTTTCAGCAGCTTGGCAGTTATACAAGGCTCAAGAGGAACTCATAAAAGTAGCCAAGGAATATGGTGTGAAGCTAACAATGTTCCATGGTCGAGGTGGGACTGTTGGACGAGGAGGTGGACCCACCCATCTTGCTATATTATCTCAACCTCCTGATACAATTCATGGATCCCTTCGTGTTACGGTTCAGGGAGAAGTTATTGAGCAATCATTTGGTGAGGAGCACCTGTGTTTTAGAACCCTCCAGAGATTCACTGCTGCCACCCTTGAGCATGGGATGCATCCCCCAGTCTCTCCAAAACCTGAATGGCGTGCACTAATGGATGAAATTACTGTAATTGCTACAGAGGAGTACCGTTCTATTGTTTTCAAAGAACCTCGTTTTGTCGAGTATTTCCGCCTT GCAACACCAGAGCTGGAGTATGGTCGTATGAATATTGGTAGCCGTCCTTCAAAACGGAAACCAAGTGGAGGCATTGAATCACTTAGAGCTATTCCATGGATCTTTGCATGGACGCAAACCAGATTTCATCTGCCAGTTTGGCTTGGCGTTGGAGCAGCTTTCAGATATGCAATCAAGAAGGACATTAAGAACCTTCAAATGTTGAAAGAGATGTACAACGAGTGGCCTTTCTTTAGAGTCACTATCGATTTAGTTGAGATGGTGTTTGCCAAGGGTGAGCCTGGTATTGCTGCTCTTTATGATAAGCTCCTAGTTTCAGAAGACTTGTGGGCATTTGGAGAGCGCTTGAGGACAAACTATGAGCAAACAAAAACACTTCTGCTTCAG ATTGCAGGACACAAGGATCTTCTTGAAGGAGACCCCTACTTGAAGCAGCAGCTTCGCTTGCGCGATTCGTACATCACAACTCTGAATCTTCTTCAGGCTTATACTCTTAAACGAATTCGCGATCCAAACTACCATGTGGAGCTCAGACCTCATATATCCAAGGAGTATATGGAATCAAAACTTGCTGCTGAATATATTCAGCTGAATCCAACAAGTGAATATGCCCCTGGCTTGGAGGACACTCTCATCTTGACAATGAAGGGAATTGCTGCTGGACTGCAGAACACCGGTtaa